The Xiphophorus couchianus chromosome 14, X_couchianus-1.0, whole genome shotgun sequence genome includes a region encoding these proteins:
- the LOC114157063 gene encoding cornifelin homolog A-like isoform X2, with protein MSADVQTTQPRAYTMTSASKQWSSGICDCCQDIALCCYACWCFPCFACQTAKEAGECLCLPLLDAFGLIPPMATALRASIRQRYGIEGSVCSDCVYASFCGPCTWCQISREIKTRQNPVVFVSAAA; from the exons ATGTCTGCCGACGTCCAGACGACCCAACCCCGGGCGTACACCATGACCTCTGCGTCCAAACAGTGGTCCTCTGGCATCTGTGACTGCTGCCAGGACATCGCTCTCT GTTGCTACGCCTGCTGGTGCTTTCCCTGCTTCGCCTGCCAGACAGCGAAGGAGGCTGGAGAGTGTCTCTGTCTCCCCCTGCTGGACGCTTTCGGACTCATCCCGCCCATGGCCACGGCACTCCGGGCGTCCATCCGCCAGAGATACGGCATCGAg GGAAGCGTTTGCAGCGACTGTGTGTATGCGAGCTTCTGCGGGCCCTGCACCTGGTGTCAGATATCCAGAGAGATCAAGACGAGACAAAACCCGGTGGTGTTTGTCAGCGCGGCCGCCTGA
- the LOC114157063 gene encoding uncharacterized protein LOC114157063 isoform X1 gives MPQVVVTYFRLTLRHIDGFRYRLLLLFLAIYARAVPRTRLQISSRYWYNNFVPLCSVNSRYHPVFSARSFNDSGSCKKKLPGCFEEGEQEQATPAGEAGSIERLEKSFPWSALSSWLDKPVVKRLPLPHVMFSSQV, from the exons ATGCCACAAGTAGTGGTGACGTACTTCCGTTTAACTTTGCGCCACATAGATGGTTTCCGGTACCGCTTGCTCCTACTGTTTCTAGCCATATATGCAAGAGCTGTACCACGAACAAGACTTCAAATATCTTCGCGCTACTGGTACAACAACTTTGTTCCGTTGTGTTCAGTAAATAGCCGGTACCATCCAGTGTTTTCAGCAAGATCTTTTAACGATTCTGgctcctgtaaaaaaaaactgcctggCTGCTTTGAAGAGGGAGAGCAGG AGCAAGCAACCCCAGCCGGGGAAGCTGGTTCTATTGAGAGATTGGAGAAATCGTTCCCTTGGTCAGCGCTCTCTTCATGG CTGGACAAACCAGTCGTTAAGAGGCTTCCTCTGCCAcatgtcatgttttcttctcaggTGTAA
- the LOC114157595 gene encoding G-protein coupled receptor 4 gives MSNDTCSLPLDTDVFALTCVYSVIFSLGLPSNLLSLWGLYHLGRSGSGGCQLVYILNLLLSDLLQLLTLPLWILYLQGAHRWPYGRLTCELVGYVFYVNVYASVMFLCLIAMDRCLAIVYPLSSRRVRTVKVAAVLGVAVWILTFLFCLSGLLPSVFDSERQLCLEKYPVSPRYAHFKIITVLLGFLLPCTILGYTSAHIGVTLRRSPSLSNHERYKIVGILVVITFNFIVVFGPYHLVGGYRFVSLLETDEPCLFEQSIFYVYRLCYGLTSLNTLLDPLFYIFLCPDARLELQRSLPCLRRGQKGHKSMSMSTRCHLDKQRENENRHSNFVTI, from the exons ATGTCCAATGACACCTGCAGCCTCCCTCTGGACACAGACGTCTTTGCCCTGACCTGTGTCTACAGTGTCATCTTCTCCTTGGGCTTGCCCAGCAACCTGCTGTCTCTTTGGGGCTTGTACCACCTCGGTCGCTCGGGTAGCGGGGGCTGCCAGCTCGTTTACATCCTCAACCTGCTGCTGTCGgacctcctccagctgctcaCCTTGCCCCTGTGGATCCTCTACCTGCAGGGCGCCCACCGCTGGCCCTACGGCCGGCTCACCTGCGAGCTGGTCGGATACGTGTTTTACGTCAACGTCTACGCCAGCGTCATGTTCCTGTGTCTGATCGCCATGGACCGCTGCCTGGCCATCGTGTACCCGCTGAGCAGCCGCAGGGTGCGGACAGTGAAGGTGGCGGCGGTGCTGGGAGTGGCAGTGTGGATCCTAACCTTCCTGTTCTGCCTGAGCGGGTTGCTGCCGTCCGTGTTTGACTCTGAGCGGCAGCTGTGTCTAGAGAAGTACCCGGTCAGCCCCAGATACGCTCACTTTAAGATAATCACTGTGCTTCTGGGTTTTCTGCTGCCATGTACCATTCTAGG CTACACCTCAGCTCACATTGGGGTGACATTACGCCGGTCTCCATCTCTCTCCAACCACGAGCGCTACAAAATCGTTGGCATCCTGGTCGTGATAACATTCAACTTTATTGTAGTCTTTGGACCCTACCACCTGGTAGGCGGATACAGGTTTGTGTCCCTGTTGGAGACCGACGAGCCGTGTCTGTTTGAGCAGTCCATTTTCTACGTCTACCGCCTTTGCTACGGCCTGACGAGCCTCAACACTTTACTGGATCCCCTGTTTTACATCTTCCTCTGCCCTGACGCTCGGctagagctgcagagatccctACCCTGCCTGAGAAGAGGACAAAAAGGCCATAAAAGCATGAGCATGAGCACCAGATGTCACCTGGACAAACAGAGGGAGAATGAAAACAGACATAGCAACTTTGTGACAATCTAA
- the LOC114157591 gene encoding UDP-glucuronosyltransferase 2C1-like isoform X1 — translation MDSSRQTSGIGLIKIQKMSKAVSVFLAVLCCLVLRSSYCKGSKILVLPVDGSHWINMKVILEQLHSRGHEITVLHSAKSWYITNSSSIYTSIHIPTVLDEMDRNFYMKMMQDVMDCRGHPTFIRSFCQHKLITMLLKDMHKITSIMTNNIFEDETLMKTLKDTKFDLMLTDPAFPMGVILGGYLKLPMVCNVRWINNGESHQSIAPSPVSYVPISGSELHDQMDFLERTKNMLHYLYNLYELYVVVNPAYTDLFQKYFPPGTDLVSLELSADIWLCRGDFIFDFPRPTMPNMVYIGGFQGKEAQPLPDELEAFMQTSGEHGVVVMSVGTFVSVLPPEITEAIAAAFAELPQKVIWRFDGDKPSSLGKNTKLVKWLPQNDLLGHPKTKVFIAHGGTNGMYEAVYHGVPVLGLPLLFDQFDNLLRLKVRGAARVVEVRSLTKDNFLEALKDILENPSYRENIQRLSQLHRDRPMSPMDTAIFWIEYVIRNKGAAHLQSAGFSLPWYSYYCLDVAVFVLAVTGSSIWGFMFVCRLLCCKRSSKKIKPE, via the exons ATGGACAGCTCAAGGCAAACATCTGGAATAGGATTAATCAAAATTCAG AAAATGTCCAAGGCGGTCTCTGTATTCCTGGCAGTCCTCTGCTGTCTAGTGCTCAGATCCTCTTACTGTAAAGGCAGTAAGATCCTGGTGTTGCCTGTTGACGGCAGCCACTGGATCAACATGAAGGTTATCCTGGAACAGCTTCACTCCAGGGGCCACGAAATCACCGTTTTGCACTCCGCCAAAAGCTGGTACATCACCAATAGCTCTTCCATTTACACCTCAATTCATATTCCAACAGTACTCGATGAGATGGACAGGAACTTTTACATGAAAATGATGCAGGATGTCATGGATTGCCGTGGCCATCCTACTTTTATACGCTCATTTTGTCAACACAAATTGATTACAATGCTGTTAAAAGACATGCATAAGATCACGTCTATAATGACTAATAATATTTTTGAGGATGAAACACTAATGAAGACACTCAAGGATACCAAGTTTGACCTCATGTTGACAGACCCTGCGTTTCCTATGGGGGTTATTCTTGGTGGTTACCTCAAGCTGCCAATGGTTTGTAATGTCCGCTGGATTAATAATGGAGAGAGTCATCAATCCATAGCTCCATCTCCTGTCTCCTATGTCCCTATATCAGGAAGTGAACTTCATGATCAGATGGATTTTCTAGAGAGGACAAAGAATATGTTGCATTATCTCTACAATCTTTATGAGTTGTACGTTGTCGTTAACCCAGCCTACACAGATCTCTTCCAGAAATACTTCCCTCCTGGGACTGACTTGGTGTCTTTGGAGCTCTCAGCTGATATCTGGCTTTGTAGAGGAGATTTTATCTTTGACTTCCCTCGGCCCACCATGCCCAATATGGTTTACATAGGGGGCTTCCAGGGCAAGGAGGCCCAACCTCTGCCTGATGAGTTGGAGGCATTCATGCAGACCTCTGGAGAACACGGGGTGGTGGTCATGTCTGTAGGGACATTTGTGTCAGTTCTGCCCCCTGAGATCACAGAAGCCattgctgctgcttttgctgAGCTCCCTCAGAAAGTGATTTGGCGTTTTGATGGTGACAAGCCTTCATCTTTGGGCAAAAACACCAAGCTGGTGAAATGGCTTCCCCAGAATGATCTCCTGGGACATCCTAAGACTAAAGTCTTCATAGCCCATGGAGGAACCAATGGCATGTATGAGGCCGTCTATCATGGTGTTCCTGTTCTGGGTTTGCCCCTCCTATTTGATCAATTTGACAACCTACTCCGACTGAAAGTTCGCGGAGCAGCTAGGGTGGTGGAGGTCCGATCACTGACCAAAGACAATTTCCTGGAGGCTCTAAAGGACATCTTGGAGAATCCATCTTACCGTGAAAACATCCAACGTCTCTCTCAGCTACACCGTGACCGACCAATGTCTCCAATGGACACAGCCATCTTCTGGATAGAGTACGTCATCAGGAACAAAGGAGCCGCCCACCTGCAGTCCGCAGGTTTCAGCCTGCCTTGGTATTCCTACTACTGCCTAGATGTAGCAGTCTTTGTACTGGCTGTAACTGGGAGCTCCATCTGGGGTTTCATGTTTGTCTGTAGGTTACTCTGCTGTAAGAGGTCCAGCAAGAAGATCAAACCAGagtaa
- the LOC114157594 gene encoding prostaglandin D2 receptor 2-like encodes MACLPPNNSVIPSQTCVAQNLTSMSIFTASLIGIVSVIGIIENLLILAVVGFRVSRSIISIWILNLAASDLLATFTLPFFSLYHACGASWILGSTFCRIYSSVFFLNMFVSAFLLAAISLDRCLVVVRPVWAQNYRSTQLVGKICCVIWALAVLFTIPFFMFRDTITLGKGKCLCYYSYSQYLPSEPFDLKALCRQRKVGLAFMKLFFAFLIPLTIIILSYVVVNSSLAQRGCRRPFRFVRLVIAVVVTFVLCWAPYHLFIVIEVMAPKDSSAKKVATNALAISATIGFLNSVLNPILYVFSCPDLCRKIKHSLGAVMESVLAEDLAELARRRSTVRSSISNSEYSMKKKYSVSALNPKGQAENVSTSDEI; translated from the coding sequence ATGGCCTGCCTTCCTCCCAACAACTCTGTTATACCAAGCCAAACGTGTGTCGCACAAAACCTGACCTCAATGAGCATTTTTACCGCCTCTCTCATTGGAATCGTGTCTGTCATCGGCATCATAGAAAACCTCCTCATCCTGGCAGTAGTGGGCTTCCGTGTCAGTCGCTCCATCATCAGCATCTGGATACTGAACCTGGCAGCGTCGGACCTCCTGGCCACATTTACCTTGCCCTTCTTCAGTCTCTACCATGCCTGCGGAGCGTCCTGGATCCTGGGTTCGACCTTCTGCCGCATCTATTCCTCCGTCTTTTTCCTCAACATGTTTGTCAGCGCCTTCCTGCTGGCCGCCATTTCTCTGGACCGCTGCCTGGTGGTGGTGCGACCCGTTTGGGCTCAAAACTACCGAAGCACACAGCTGGTGGGGAAGATTTGTTGTGTGATTTGGGCCTTAGCTGTACTCTTCACTATCCCTTTCTTTATGTTCCGTGACACCATCACCCTTGGAAAAGGCAAGTGTCTGTGCTACTACAGTTACTCACAGTATCTCCCAAGCGAACCCTTTGACCTTAAAGCTCTATGTAGGCAGCGCAAAGTGGGTTTGGCTTTTATGAAGCTGTTTTTTGCCTTCCTGATTCCTCTCACAATCATCATTCTCAGCTATGTCGTCGTGAATTCCAGCTTAGCACAAAGAGGTTGTCGCAGACCTTTCCGATTTGTTCGACTTGTGATAGCTGTGGTGGTGACCTTTGTCCTCTGCTGGGCTCCATACCACCTTTTCATTGTTATAGAAGTGATGGCTCCCAAAGACAGTTCTGCGAAGAAAGTAGCAACCAACGCCCTTGCGATCTCAGCAACGATTGGCTTCCTCAATAGTGTCCTCAACCCCATCCTATACGTCTTCAGCTGCCCTGACTTGTGTCGTAAAATCAAACATTCCCTCGGAGCGGTCATGGAGAGCGTCCTTGCCGAGGATCTGGCCGAGTTGGCACGGCGTCGCAGCACCGTTCGCAGCTCCATCAGCAACTCTGAATATTCCATGAAGAAGAAATACTCAGTTTCTGCGTTAAATCCGAAAGGCCAGGCGGAAAATGTCAGCACCTCAGATGAGAtctga
- the LOC114157591 gene encoding UDP-glucuronosyltransferase 2B20-like isoform X2: MSKAVSVFLAVLCCLVLRSSYCKGSKILVLPVDGSHWINMKVILEQLHSRGHEITVLHSAKSWYITNSSSIYTSIHIPTVLDEMDRNFYMKMMQDVMDCRGHPTFIRSFCQHKLITMLLKDMHKITSIMTNNIFEDETLMKTLKDTKFDLMLTDPAFPMGVILGGYLKLPMVCNVRWINNGESHQSIAPSPVSYVPISGSELHDQMDFLERTKNMLHYLYNLYELYVVVNPAYTDLFQKYFPPGTDLVSLELSADIWLCRGDFIFDFPRPTMPNMVYIGGFQGKEAQPLPDELEAFMQTSGEHGVVVMSVGTFVSVLPPEITEAIAAAFAELPQKVIWRFDGDKPSSLGKNTKLVKWLPQNDLLGHPKTKVFIAHGGTNGMYEAVYHGVPVLGLPLLFDQFDNLLRLKVRGAARVVEVRSLTKDNFLEALKDILENPSYRENIQRLSQLHRDRPMSPMDTAIFWIEYVIRNKGAAHLQSAGFSLPWYSYYCLDVAVFVLAVTGSSIWGFMFVCRLLCCKRSSKKIKPE, from the coding sequence ATGTCCAAGGCGGTCTCTGTATTCCTGGCAGTCCTCTGCTGTCTAGTGCTCAGATCCTCTTACTGTAAAGGCAGTAAGATCCTGGTGTTGCCTGTTGACGGCAGCCACTGGATCAACATGAAGGTTATCCTGGAACAGCTTCACTCCAGGGGCCACGAAATCACCGTTTTGCACTCCGCCAAAAGCTGGTACATCACCAATAGCTCTTCCATTTACACCTCAATTCATATTCCAACAGTACTCGATGAGATGGACAGGAACTTTTACATGAAAATGATGCAGGATGTCATGGATTGCCGTGGCCATCCTACTTTTATACGCTCATTTTGTCAACACAAATTGATTACAATGCTGTTAAAAGACATGCATAAGATCACGTCTATAATGACTAATAATATTTTTGAGGATGAAACACTAATGAAGACACTCAAGGATACCAAGTTTGACCTCATGTTGACAGACCCTGCGTTTCCTATGGGGGTTATTCTTGGTGGTTACCTCAAGCTGCCAATGGTTTGTAATGTCCGCTGGATTAATAATGGAGAGAGTCATCAATCCATAGCTCCATCTCCTGTCTCCTATGTCCCTATATCAGGAAGTGAACTTCATGATCAGATGGATTTTCTAGAGAGGACAAAGAATATGTTGCATTATCTCTACAATCTTTATGAGTTGTACGTTGTCGTTAACCCAGCCTACACAGATCTCTTCCAGAAATACTTCCCTCCTGGGACTGACTTGGTGTCTTTGGAGCTCTCAGCTGATATCTGGCTTTGTAGAGGAGATTTTATCTTTGACTTCCCTCGGCCCACCATGCCCAATATGGTTTACATAGGGGGCTTCCAGGGCAAGGAGGCCCAACCTCTGCCTGATGAGTTGGAGGCATTCATGCAGACCTCTGGAGAACACGGGGTGGTGGTCATGTCTGTAGGGACATTTGTGTCAGTTCTGCCCCCTGAGATCACAGAAGCCattgctgctgcttttgctgAGCTCCCTCAGAAAGTGATTTGGCGTTTTGATGGTGACAAGCCTTCATCTTTGGGCAAAAACACCAAGCTGGTGAAATGGCTTCCCCAGAATGATCTCCTGGGACATCCTAAGACTAAAGTCTTCATAGCCCATGGAGGAACCAATGGCATGTATGAGGCCGTCTATCATGGTGTTCCTGTTCTGGGTTTGCCCCTCCTATTTGATCAATTTGACAACCTACTCCGACTGAAAGTTCGCGGAGCAGCTAGGGTGGTGGAGGTCCGATCACTGACCAAAGACAATTTCCTGGAGGCTCTAAAGGACATCTTGGAGAATCCATCTTACCGTGAAAACATCCAACGTCTCTCTCAGCTACACCGTGACCGACCAATGTCTCCAATGGACACAGCCATCTTCTGGATAGAGTACGTCATCAGGAACAAAGGAGCCGCCCACCTGCAGTCCGCAGGTTTCAGCCTGCCTTGGTATTCCTACTACTGCCTAGATGTAGCAGTCTTTGTACTGGCTGTAACTGGGAGCTCCATCTGGGGTTTCATGTTTGTCTGTAGGTTACTCTGCTGTAAGAGGTCCAGCAAGAAGATCAAACCAGagtaa